DNA sequence from the Desulfocurvus vexinensis DSM 17965 genome:
AGGGACAGCTGGGCCCGGCCCCCGGCCTCGCCCGCCACCCGGCCCACGGTGCGCAAAAACGGCAGCGGCCCGCAGGCCAGGATCAGCCCGTCCGGGCAGTACTGCGGGATGACCTCGCCCAGCAGGGCGATGAAGGCCTGCAGGTCGTCGGGGCAGGTTTCGCGGTGCGCCTCGCAGGCGGCCAGGGCGGCCATTTCGGCGAAGGGGTAGCAGTCCAGGGGCGGGCGGTGGCCGAAAATGAGCCGCAGGTCGGCACTTGCGGAATGGCGCTTGACGTATTCCAGGAACGGGGCGATGCCTATGCCCCCGGCGAGCAGCAGCGTGGGCACCCCCGGGCGCGCGGCAAACGCGTTGCCCAGGGGCCCCCACATGGTCACCCTGTCGCCGGGGCGCAGGGCGGCCAGCTTGGCCGTGCCCCGGCCCACCACCTGGAAAAGCACGCACACGCCGTGCTCCTCGTCGGCCCGGGCGATGGAGAACGGGCGGCCCATGAGCGGGTCCATGCCGAAGCCCTCGGGGCGGACCATGACGAACTGCCCCGGGCGCCATTTGCCCCAGGCGGAGCCCTCCGCCCCCGGGAAGTCCAGGGCCAGTTCGAAGAAATCGCCCTGCGCCCCGCCCGCGCCCAGGCGGGTCAGGCGCCGTACCGTCACGTCCTGGCAAGCGTTTGCAAACATCGGCCATATTCCTTATTGGTCGCGCATTGTGCTATGATGCCCCAATCCGGGCACGATACAGACTTGGAGAACTCATGACAAGCAACCAGCCGGAAATCCTGGCCCCCGCCGGGGACCGGACGGCGTTCCTGGCCGCCCTGGCCGCCGGGGCCGACGCCATCTATGTCGGCCTCAAGCACTTTTCGGCGCGCATGCAGGCGGGCAACTTCGCGGTTTCCGAGCTGGCGGAGCTCACGGCCCTGGCCCGCGAGCGCGACTGCCGTGTGTACGTGGCCTTCAACAGCCTGGTCAAGCCCGGCGACGTGCCCGCCGCAGGGCGGCTCGTCGCGCGCCTGGCCGAGACCGTGCGGCCCCACGCCCTCATCGTGCAGGACCTGGCCCTGCTCGCCCTGGCGCGCCAGGCCGCCTTCCAGGGCGAGCTGCACCTGTCCACCCTGGCCAACGTGAGCCACCCCATGCCCCTGGCGGCCACCCAGCGCCTGGGCGTGTCACGCGTGGTGCTGCCGCGCGAGCTGAACGTGGACGAGATCCGCGCCTGCGCCCAGGCCTGCCCCCCGGGGCTCGACCTGGAAGTCTTCGTCCACGGCGCGCTGTGCTACAACGTCTCGGGCCGCTGCTACTGGTCGAGCTACATGGGCGGCAAGAGCGGCCTGCGCGGGCGCTGCGTGCAGCCCTGCCGCCGCGAATATGAGCAGAAAACGCGCAAGGAGCGCTTTTTCTCCTGCAACGACCTGGGCCTGGACGTGCTGGTCAAGCCGCTGCTGGGCCTGCCCCGGGTGCGGGCCTGGAAGATCGAGGGCCGCAAGAAGGGCCCGCACTACGTCTACTACGCCGTGGCGGCCTACCGCCTGCTGCGCGACAGCATCGACGACCCCGCGGCGCGCAAGACGGCCCAGGAGTTGCTGGAACAGGCCCTGGGCAGGCCGCGCACGCACTACGGCTTTCTGCCCCAGCGCCTGCACCACCCGGTGGAGACCGGGGGCCAGACCGGCTCGGGCCTGCCCGTGGCGACCCTGGACAAGGCGCGCGGGCGCACGCCGCACATCACGCCGCGCCTGGCGCTTTTGCCCGGCGACCTGCTGCGCGTCGGCTACGAGGACGAGCCCTGGCACCAGACCATCAAGGTCAGCCGCGCGGTGCCCAAGGGCGGGCGGCTGGACTTCGCGGCCCAGGGCCCGGCCCCGCGCCCGGGCACCACGGTCTTCCTGGTGGACCGCCGCGAACCCGAGCTGACCCGGCGCATCGCCGCCCTGGACAAGGAGCTGGCCGCGCGCCCCGGCGCCCCGGGCGAGCCCAAGGCGCCGGACTTCACCCCGGCCATGCCCCGGCCCTTCACGCGCGGCGGCGGGCGCGGCGCGGTCATCATCCAGAACGTCAACCGCCACCCGCCCAAGGCCCTGGCCAAGGGCCTGTCCCCGGCGGCGTGGCTTTCGCCCAAGTCGCAGCTGGCCGGGGCCGGGCGCAGCTGGTGGTGGCTGCCGCCGGTGATCTGGCCCGACGAGGAACGCATGTGGGCCGACACCGTGGCCCAGGCCCTGCGCGCCGGGGCCACGCGCTTCGTGCTCGGCGCGCCGTGGCAGGTCTGCCTGTTTCCCGGCGGGCAGGCCCAGGGCGCGGCCCAGGCCGACGAAGCCCGGCGCCCGGCGCCCGGGGCGCACCTGCGCCGCCCCCTGCGCGGCAGGGGCGCCAAGGGCCCCAAGCCGACGCACCGCCGCGAGGCCGAGCTGTGGGCCGGGCCGTTCTGCAACGTGTCCAACGCCCTGGCCGTGCAGGCCCTGGCGGACATGGGCCTGGCCGGGGCCATCGTCAGCCCCGAGCTGGCCCGCGAGGACGCCCTGGAGCTGCCCCGCCACAGCCCCCTGCCCCTGGGCTTCGTGACCTACGGCATGTGGCCCCTGGGCATCACGCGCATCCCGGCGGACGCCGTGAAGCCGGAAAAACCGCTGAAAAGCCCCAAGGGCGAAATCTGCTGGACCCGGCGCTACGGCCCCAACAACTGGATCTACCCCAACTGGGGCATCGACCTGCGCGCCAAGGAAGGCGAACTGGCCAGCGCGGGCTACGTGATGTTCGCGCACCTGTTCGAGTCCATCCCGCGCGAGGTGCCCAAGGCCACGCGCGCCTCGACCTTCAACTGGGACCTCAAGCTGCTCTAGCGCAAGCCGCGCACCGCACCCGCAGGGCCGGGGCGCGACCACGACAGCGGCCCCGGCCCCGGGTATTCCGGGGCCGGGGCCGTGTGCGTTGCCCCGCGCGGCACCCGGGCCTCAGCCCGGCAACAGCTCGGTGTCGTCGTGGGCGTAGGCCGGGACGCAGCAGCACAGCACGCGCAGCGGCCCGGGGCCCGTGTTGGCGATGCGGTGGGCCGTGCCCGGCGGGATGCACACCGTGTCGCCGGGACCCACGGCGAACGTCTCGCCGCCCAGAGTCATGGCCCCCGTGCCCTCGAGCACGTGGTAGAGCTCCTCGGTCGCGGGATGGCGGTGCAGGGCCGTGGCGCTGGCGGGCTCCACCGTGGCCTCGGCCAGGCTCTGGGCGGCGTTGCCGTGCACGGCGGGATGCATCAGCTCGCGGATCACCGAGCCGTCCTTGGTGACATACGGCGGAACAAGGGCATAGCTGGTTTTCATGCCGGGACCATGCCCCAAAGGCGGCCCCTTGGGAAGGCCCGGGGCGGGCAAAGGAAAAGCGGGGCCGCGAGGCCCCGCTTCCACTGTGCGGAGTCGGCCCGGAGCGGGCCGTGGGGACGAACACGCCGGGCGCGGGATGCAGCGCCCGGAGCGGGGCCGCTAGCCGGCCCCGGGCGCCTCGGCTACCCCCCCAGCAGCGACATGGCCAGGCGCGGCAGGCTGTTGGCCTGGGCCAGCATGGCCACGGCGGCCTGGGACTTGATCTGCTGGCGCACGAACTCGGTCATTTCCAGGGCCACGTCCACGTCGGAAATCCGCGACTCCGAGGCCTGCAGGTTCTCGGCCTGGATCTGCAGGTTGGAGATGGTGTTCTGCAGGCGGTTCTGGGTGGCGCCCAGGGCGGCGCGGATGTTGTCCTTGGAAATGATGGCGTCGTTCAGGGCGTCCAGGGCGTTCTGCGCGGCGGACTGGGTGGAGATGGTGTAGCCCGCGCCCGCGCCCGAGTTGTTGCCCACGCCCAGGGCCGAGGCGGTGGAGCTGTTGATGCTCACGTAGTAGTAGTCCTCGGCGCTGTCGTTGCCGGAGCCGAAGTGGATCTTCAGCGGGCCGGTGGATGTCAGGGCGGACCCGTCGTGGGTTGACTCGGCGCCGGAGAGGTTGCCGTTGAGCAGGTAGATGCCGTTGAAATCCGTGGAGTTGGCGATTCGGGTGATCTCCGAGGCCATGGCCTGATACTCGGACTCGATGATCAGGCGCTGGTCGGAGTTGTAGGTGCCCGTGGCCGCCTGCTCGGCCAGCTCCTTCATGCGGATCAGCTTTTCGTCGATGACGCCCAGGGCGCCGTCGGCGGTCTGGATCAGCGAGATGGCGTCGTTGGCGTTGCGCACGCCCTGGTTCAGGGACGCGATGTCGGCGCGCATCAGCTCGCGGATGGCCAGCCCGGCGGCGTCGTCGGCGGCGGTGTCCACGCGCAGGCCCGAGGACAGGCGCCGGGTCGAAACGCCCAGGTCGCCAAAGGCGATGGACAGGTTGCGGGCGGCGTTCTTCGCCATCAGGTTGTTGTTTATGACCAGTGACATAACCTTTCCTCCTTGAAAAGTTGAGGGCTTCCTTGCCAAGGGGCGCCGGCGCCAAAGTCCCCACTCCGCGCGGCCTGTTGCCCCTACCCACTTGCCAGCCTTATCGGCCTTTACCAGGGGGAACTTTAGGTTTTTTTTCACTCTGCCCGGAACTTTCCGCCCAGGCGCCGCGCACCCCCCGGTTTTGCTGGCCGAAACGCATCGCGCCGCGCGCACCCGCAGCGCCCTGCCCCACCCGTCCGGGCCGGGCCGCAGGCCCGGGCATCCATGGCCGCGCGCCCCGGGCCGGAGTGGGCCAGGGCGGGGCCCGGGCCGGGCCGGGGCATGCAAAAAGGCGCCGTGCCCGCAGGGGGCACGGCGCCTTGCTGGCGCGGAAGGGGCGGCGGCTACTGCTTGAGCAGGTCCTCGCCACGGGTGGTGGCCGACGGGCCGGACCCGCCGGACTCGTCGCCCTGGGCGGTTTCCGTGGGCTGGGTGCCGTCCTTGAAGGGCAGGAAGAAGGTCTTCTCGGCATAGGGCGCGGCCAGCAGGCCCGAGGCGGGGTCGATGCGCGCCATGACCACCCCCTGGGGCAGGGGGAAGTCGCGCTCGGGGTAGCCCGCCTCCACGGCCATGCGGTAGTCCACCCAGATGGGCGAGGCCGCGCGGGCGCCCGTTTCGTACTTGCCCATGGGCGCGACCTGGTCGAAGCCGACCCAGACCACCGACAGCAGGCCCGGGGTGAAGCCCACGAACCAGGCGTCCTGCTCGTCGTTGGAGGTGCCGGTCTTGCCGGCCACGGGGCGGCCCAGCTGGCGCGCGCGCCAGCCCGTGCCGTCGTTGACAACCTCCTTCATCAGCGCGGTGATGATGTAGGCCGTCTGCGGCGAGATGGCCTCGTGGACCCGGGGCTCGGACTTGAACAGCTCCTCGCCCCAGGCGCTTTCCACGCGCAGGATGAAGCGCGGCTCGATCCACGACCCGCCGCGCGCAAGCGCCGTGTAGGCCTGGGCGAGGTTCAGCGGGCTCACCGGGGCCGAGCCCAGGCTGACCGACAGGTCTTCGGGGAATTCGGCCTCCAGGCCCAGGGCCTTGGCGCGCTCGATGATCCGGCGGATGCCGATGCGCTGGGCCACGCGGATGGTCACCAGGTTGCGCGATTTGACCAGCGCCGTGCGCAGCAGGGTCGGCCCGTAGAACACGCCCTCGAAGTTCTCGGGCTTCCAGACGCGGTCGGTGGCGGCGTCGGTGTAGACGATGGGCGCGTCGAGCAGCACCGAGGACGGGGTCAGGCCGCCGTCCAGCGCCGCGGAATAGACGATGGGCTTGAAGGCCGAGCCGGGCTGGCGCCGGGCCTGGGTGGCACGGTTGAACTGGCTGGCCTCGAAGGAATAGCCGCCCACCAGGGCGCGGACCTCGCCGTTTTCCGGCTCCAGGGACACCAGGGCCCCCTGCACGTCGGGCTCGCGCTCCAGGGCCAGGGGCCAGGGCGCGGCGGCGTCCTGCTCCTGCCCTTCCCCGGCGGCGGGCACGGCCTTCACCGAAGCCCAGACCACGTCGCCCGGGCGCAGCACCGTGGTGCAGTCGGCCACGGGGGGCACCTCCTCGGTGGAGCGGGCCGGGTTGGGCGTGCGGGCCCAGGCCATGTCCTTCACGCCGATGCTGCCCCGCAGGGCGCCGAAACGCACCGTGGCCGACTCGCGCTGGACGGCCACCACCAGGGCCTCGACCCAGTCCCCGGCGGCCAGGGCCCCGGGGTCGCGCGCCGTGCGGACCAGGAATTCCTCCCACTCCCGCTCGGGCAGGTTCTGGTTGGGTCCGGTCCAGCCCCGGCGCTTGGCCGAATCGCGCAGGCCCTTGCGCAGGGCGATCTCGGCGGCGCGCTGGTGGTCCAGGTCCACCGCCGTGTAGACGTGCATGCCCGAGTTGTAGACCTGGTCCTCGCCGTAGGTCTCGATGAGGCTGCGGCGGACCTCCTCCAGGTAATAGGCGCCCAGGGTCCAGGACGGGTCCGCCATGCTGGAGAAGACCAGCTCCTCGGCCATGGCCGCCTCGTATTCCTCGGCGCTGGCCCAGCCCAGCTCGCGCATCCGGCCCAGAATCCAGACCTGGCGCTCGCGGGCGCGCTCGTCGTTGCGGAAGGGGTTGAACCGCGAGGGCGCCTTGGGCAGGCCCGCCAGCATGGCCGCCTGGGCCAGGGTCAGGTCCTTGGCGTGGACGCCGAAGTACGTCCTGGCTGCGGCCTCGATGCCGTAGGCTCGGGCGCCAAAGAAGATGTGGTTCAGGTAGATGGTCAGGATCTCGTCCTTGGTCAGGTAGCGTTCCAAGCGGTAGGCCAGGATTGCCTCGCGGATCTTGCGCTTGTAGCTCTGCTCGGGGGTCAGCAGCAGGGACTTGATGACCTGCTGGGTGATGGTGCTGCCGCCCTGGACCACATGCCCAGCCTGGAGGTTGCGTATGTGGGCGCGCAGGATGGCCGTCATATCCACGCCCTCGTGCTCGAAGAAGGCGCTGTCCTCGGCGGCCAGGAACACGCGCGAGACGTGCGGCGGCAGCTCGGCCAGCGGCACCAGGAAACGCTTTTCCTTGTAGAAATAGCCCAGCACGCGCCCGTCGCGGGCGTGGACCGTGGTCACCAGCGGCGGATTATAGTCGGTAATGCGCTTGAAGTCGGGCAGGTCCAGGGAGGCCCAGTAGTACAGGCCGCCCGCCAGGGCTGCGGCCAGCACGACGGCGCCGCCCAGCAGAATGCCAAGAATGATCGCGAACTTCTTCATTGTTTTTCTCCGGCCTGGGTCGGCGGCTGGGCCCCGGGCAGGCCCCGCTCGGGGGGCAGGCCCCAGGCCAGCCGCAACCGGCCATGGAGTTCTCTGACGCTTTTTTCCGTGGTGTCCAACAGGACCAGCAGGCGCCGCATGCCGCGCCCCTCGCGCCAGGCCAGGCAGCGCTCGGCGGCGAAGACCTGGATGGAGCGGCCCACCGGCCACAGCGGGAACAGGCGGCAATAGTGCGGCCTGGCCTCGCGCGGCAAAACACAGCCCCGGGGTCCCAGCAGGCGGCAGCGCCCGCGCCCGTCCACGGCCAGACGCATGTGGAAGCCGCGCTCGGGGAACAGCCGGGCCACCAGCTCTTCCTCGCCGGGGAACAGGGCCTTCATGTTCGCCACAAAGGCCGGGCCGTTGGCCTCGCGGGCGAAGGCCCCGGCCTCGCCGGGCAGGGCCTCGAGAATCCGGTCGCGCTCGGTTTCCGAGAGCGGAAAACAGCCCTGCTCGCTGCCGGGTTCCAGGCAGCAGCAGGTCGGGCCCAGCAGGGCGCAGCGCTGGCAGACGTGCGGATCGGCCACATCAATACCCCGAGGAGGCCGGGCGGGGCCAGCGGCCCTTGAACCCGTAGCACAGGGTGATGGTGAACTGGCGCGCCGGGCGGTCCCGGTGCATCGACTGATAGTGGATCTGCTCCGTTTTATCAAAAAGTTCCTCGACCCCCGCCTCCACGCCGCCCTTGAACTTCTGGCGCACGTAGATGGCGTCCCAGCCGGTCTTCCCCTCGGGCCCGGGCCACAGGTCGTACTGGTTCAGCCTGCGGCCCACGTTGACGCAGTAGGCGCGCTGGTGCCCGGGCACGACCCAGGCCAGCTCGGCGGTCACGTCGTAGTGGTTGCCGAACAGGAAGACCCGCCCGGGGTCGGCGAAGCGCGTGCGCCGCAGGCGGTCCACCTCCTGACCCATATCGTCCCAGCCCTTGAGGTGCAGGGCCGGATTCTCGATGGTCGCCACCCGGCCCGTGATGGGGTTCGTCAGCTCCATGCGGTAGGGCATGGGCACCAGATCGTGGACCAGCCACAGGGCGAAAATGACCGCGCCCACAGCTGGCCAGGCCCAGACCTTCCAGTGCCGCCAGCCCCGGGCCAGCACGGCCTGCTCCCACACCACGGCGGCCAGGATGAACCCCGAGGCGTAGCTCACGGCGGACCAGTTGGGGTGGACCTTGGTATGGAAGCACCACAGGGCGAAGAAACCCCACACCGGCCAGAACCCCGCCACCAGCAGCGCGCGCTGGGCGTAGTCCAGGGACGACACGGCGCGCACGGCCCGGCCCCGGCCCCCGCCCAGGGAGCGCAGCGCGCCCCAGGCGCCCACCAGGGTCATCACGAACCACCAGGGCATGAGCAGGCCGAACTGGCTGGCGTAATACTCCGCGAAGCGATCGAAGCGGATGAAGGCCTCGGCGCGGGTGCCCGCCAGCCCGCCCAGGTGGGCCACATGCTTGAACCCGGCGAAATCGTTGCCCAGGTTCCACAGCAGGATGGGCCCCAGGCCCAGGGCGGCGCCCACAGCCAGGGCGGGCCACAGCCGCCGCCAGAACAGGGGCCCGTCGAGCATCCTGCGCCGCAGCAGCACGCCGTAGAGCACGGCGGTGACGGCGAAGGCCAGCATCATGTACTTGCCCCAGGTGCCCACGGCCAGGGCCGCCGCCAGGGCCACGAAGGGCCAGCGCGCCCCGGGATCGCGCCCGGCGGCGTAGAGCGAAAACAGCGCCACCCACCAGCAGACCATGAGCGGGTTGTCCGTGGTCATCAGCGTCCCGGCGGCCATGAAGAGCAGCGAGGTGTTGAGCACCACCAGACACAAAAGCCCCAGGCGCGGGCGCCCGAACAGCCGCGACAGCCCGAGGTAGACCGTGGCCTGCATCAGCGCCGTGCCCAGCACCGCCCCCAGGCGCACGGCAAAGACCGTGTCGCCCAGAAGCCAGGTCCAGGCCCCGATGATCCAGGCGATGAGCGGGCCCTTGGTGAAATAGGAGAACTGGAAGGTGCGCGACCAGTCCCAGTACTGGGCTTCGTCCTGCACGAGGTCGAGCTGGCCCGAGGCCGCGAAGACCAGCCGGGCCAGGGTGGTCCCGAAAATGAGGACGCCGGCCCACAGGTCTGGCCGGCTGCCCCAGTGCGTGTGCCGCACCGCCGTTGCGCCCATGCTCACCGCCTCACCCCGCGAACCTGAGCAGGCCCTTGCCCAGCAGGTCGTGCAGGTGGACCATGCCCACCAGCCGGTGCGCCTCGTCCACGATGGGCACCACGGTGATGGCCTTGGCTTCCATGAGGTCCAGGACCTGGGCCGCCGAGGCTTCGGGGGTCATGCTCGCGGGGTCGGGGGTCATCAGCCCGG
Encoded proteins:
- a CDS encoding cupin domain-containing protein, with amino-acid sequence MKTSYALVPPYVTKDGSVIRELMHPAVHGNAAQSLAEATVEPASATALHRHPATEELYHVLEGTGAMTLGGETFAVGPGDTVCIPPGTAHRIANTGPGPLRVLCCCVPAYAHDDTELLPG
- a CDS encoding YkgJ family cysteine cluster protein; amino-acid sequence: MADPHVCQRCALLGPTCCCLEPGSEQGCFPLSETERDRILEALPGEAGAFAREANGPAFVANMKALFPGEEELVARLFPERGFHMRLAVDGRGRCRLLGPRGCVLPREARPHYCRLFPLWPVGRSIQVFAAERCLAWREGRGMRRLLVLLDTTEKSVRELHGRLRLAWGLPPERGLPGAQPPTQAGEKQ
- a CDS encoding dihydroorotate dehydrogenase electron transfer subunit; amino-acid sequence: MTVRRLTRLGAGGAQGDFFELALDFPGAEGSAWGKWRPGQFVMVRPEGFGMDPLMGRPFSIARADEEHGVCVLFQVVGRGTAKLAALRPGDRVTMWGPLGNAFAARPGVPTLLLAGGIGIAPFLEYVKRHSASADLRLIFGHRPPLDCYPFAEMAALAACEAHRETCPDDLQAFIALLGEVIPQYCPDGLILACGPLPFLRTVGRVAGEAGGRAQLSLENRMACGVGACLGCVTEHKEHGPLSVCARGPVFWSDEISL
- a CDS encoding flagellin, yielding MSLVINNNLMAKNAARNLSIAFGDLGVSTRRLSSGLRVDTAADDAAGLAIRELMRADIASLNQGVRNANDAISLIQTADGALGVIDEKLIRMKELAEQAATGTYNSDQRLIIESEYQAMASEITRIANSTDFNGIYLLNGNLSGAESTHDGSALTSTGPLKIHFGSGNDSAEDYYYVSINSSTASALGVGNNSGAGAGYTISTQSAAQNALDALNDAIISKDNIRAALGATQNRLQNTISNLQIQAENLQASESRISDVDVALEMTEFVRQQIKSQAAVAMLAQANSLPRLAMSLLGG
- a CDS encoding peptidase U32 family protein; protein product: MTSNQPEILAPAGDRTAFLAALAAGADAIYVGLKHFSARMQAGNFAVSELAELTALARERDCRVYVAFNSLVKPGDVPAAGRLVARLAETVRPHALIVQDLALLALARQAAFQGELHLSTLANVSHPMPLAATQRLGVSRVVLPRELNVDEIRACAQACPPGLDLEVFVHGALCYNVSGRCYWSSYMGGKSGLRGRCVQPCRREYEQKTRKERFFSCNDLGLDVLVKPLLGLPRVRAWKIEGRKKGPHYVYYAVAAYRLLRDSIDDPAARKTAQELLEQALGRPRTHYGFLPQRLHHPVETGGQTGSGLPVATLDKARGRTPHITPRLALLPGDLLRVGYEDEPWHQTIKVSRAVPKGGRLDFAAQGPAPRPGTTVFLVDRREPELTRRIAALDKELAARPGAPGEPKAPDFTPAMPRPFTRGGGRGAVIIQNVNRHPPKALAKGLSPAAWLSPKSQLAGAGRSWWWLPPVIWPDEERMWADTVAQALRAGATRFVLGAPWQVCLFPGGQAQGAAQADEARRPAPGAHLRRPLRGRGAKGPKPTHRREAELWAGPFCNVSNALAVQALADMGLAGAIVSPELAREDALELPRHSPLPLGFVTYGMWPLGITRIPADAVKPEKPLKSPKGEICWTRRYGPNNWIYPNWGIDLRAKEGELASAGYVMFAHLFESIPREVPKATRASTFNWDLKLL
- a CDS encoding ArnT family glycosyltransferase — translated: MGATAVRHTHWGSRPDLWAGVLIFGTTLARLVFAASGQLDLVQDEAQYWDWSRTFQFSYFTKGPLIAWIIGAWTWLLGDTVFAVRLGAVLGTALMQATVYLGLSRLFGRPRLGLLCLVVLNTSLLFMAAGTLMTTDNPLMVCWWVALFSLYAAGRDPGARWPFVALAAALAVGTWGKYMMLAFAVTAVLYGVLLRRRMLDGPLFWRRLWPALAVGAALGLGPILLWNLGNDFAGFKHVAHLGGLAGTRAEAFIRFDRFAEYYASQFGLLMPWWFVMTLVGAWGALRSLGGGRGRAVRAVSSLDYAQRALLVAGFWPVWGFFALWCFHTKVHPNWSAVSYASGFILAAVVWEQAVLARGWRHWKVWAWPAVGAVIFALWLVHDLVPMPYRMELTNPITGRVATIENPALHLKGWDDMGQEVDRLRRTRFADPGRVFLFGNHYDVTAELAWVVPGHQRAYCVNVGRRLNQYDLWPGPEGKTGWDAIYVRQKFKGGVEAGVEELFDKTEQIHYQSMHRDRPARQFTITLCYGFKGRWPRPASSGY
- a CDS encoding penicillin-binding protein 1A, whose product is MKKFAIILGILLGGAVVLAAALAGGLYYWASLDLPDFKRITDYNPPLVTTVHARDGRVLGYFYKEKRFLVPLAELPPHVSRVFLAAEDSAFFEHEGVDMTAILRAHIRNLQAGHVVQGGSTITQQVIKSLLLTPEQSYKRKIREAILAYRLERYLTKDEILTIYLNHIFFGARAYGIEAAARTYFGVHAKDLTLAQAAMLAGLPKAPSRFNPFRNDERARERQVWILGRMRELGWASAEEYEAAMAEELVFSSMADPSWTLGAYYLEEVRRSLIETYGEDQVYNSGMHVYTAVDLDHQRAAEIALRKGLRDSAKRRGWTGPNQNLPEREWEEFLVRTARDPGALAAGDWVEALVVAVQRESATVRFGALRGSIGVKDMAWARTPNPARSTEEVPPVADCTTVLRPGDVVWASVKAVPAAGEGQEQDAAAPWPLALEREPDVQGALVSLEPENGEVRALVGGYSFEASQFNRATQARRQPGSAFKPIVYSAALDGGLTPSSVLLDAPIVYTDAATDRVWKPENFEGVFYGPTLLRTALVKSRNLVTIRVAQRIGIRRIIERAKALGLEAEFPEDLSVSLGSAPVSPLNLAQAYTALARGGSWIEPRFILRVESAWGEELFKSEPRVHEAISPQTAYIITALMKEVVNDGTGWRARQLGRPVAGKTGTSNDEQDAWFVGFTPGLLSVVWVGFDQVAPMGKYETGARAASPIWVDYRMAVEAGYPERDFPLPQGVVMARIDPASGLLAAPYAEKTFFLPFKDGTQPTETAQGDESGGSGPSATTRGEDLLKQ